The proteins below are encoded in one region of Hordeum vulgare subsp. vulgare chromosome 3H, MorexV3_pseudomolecules_assembly, whole genome shotgun sequence:
- the LOC123444405 gene encoding probable hexosyltransferase MUCI70 isoform X2, with protein sequence MPSSTIRSISITVSDDDGAAAPRRARAGRRKVVRSLGQRAVRLVARWWPILLLLPAVALLLFEASRLRASPSPAPPVSSSLGRLDPTTRLVHGVREPCLKFLNPKSIENLAFHEGSGLDAVVKRIIYKTDDDDYDSHHSEANSTYLLQHAEATRFNLFTGFQTVSEREESFKVLMLTNIDNGGFKISDDDVRYMRTCKVVVSTCAFGGGDDLYQPIGMVNSSIGKVCYVAFWDEVTLSTQEAEGKLTGDNEKIGRWRIIVVKNLPFVDQRLNGKIPKMLTHRLFPEASYSIWVDSKYQFRRDPIGVLEALLWRRNSTFAISEHGARTNIYDEGKAIVQKNKATPEEVKVQLTQYRQDRMPDGKRLHGLKALAEASIIVRELTPLTNHFMCAWFNEVVRFTSRDQLSFPYVLWRLNMPGIYMFPVCTRRDLVNSLGHTRKVKPLTQTNSDSSAA encoded by the exons ATGCCGTCGTCGACGATCCGGAGCATCTCCATCACAGTATCTGACGACGACGGCGCCGCGGCGCCCCGGCGTGCCCGCGCCGGTCGTCGGAAGGTGGTGCGAAGCTTGGGGCAGCGCGCCGTGCGGCTTGTGGCGCGGTGGTGGCCTATCCTCCTGCTCCTCCCGGCCGTCGCGCTGCTGCTCTTCGAGGCCTCGCGGCTCCGTGCCTCTCCCAGCCCCGCCCCGCCAGTATCCAGCAGCCTTGGCCGCCTAGACCCGACCACGCGCCTCGTACATGGCGTGCGCGAGC CGTGCCTGAAGTTTCTTAACCCGAAAAGTATAGAAAATTTGGCATTTCACGAAGGCTCGGGACTTGATGCTGTGGTCAAGAGGATCATATACAAAACTGATGACGACGACTATGACTCACACCACTCTGAGGCAAACTCTACCTATTTACTGCAGCATGCAGAAGCTACCAGGTTCAATTTGTTTACAGGATTCCAGACAGTTTCTGAAAGAGAAGAGAGCTTCAAGGTTCTAATGCTGACTAACAT TGACAATGGTGGCTTCAAAATTTCTGATGATGATGTCAGATACATGAGAACTTGTAAAGTTGTCGTGTCTACCTGCGCATTCGGTGGTGGGGATGATCTATATCAACCTATTGGAATGGTCAATTCTTCTATTGGAAAG GTCTGCTATGTGGCTTTCTGGGATGAGGTCACGTTATCAACTCAAGAAGCTGAAGGAAAATTAACTGGCGACAATGAAAAGATAGGAAGGTGGCGTATCATTGTTGTCAAGAATCTCCCCTTTGTGGACCAACGTTTAAATGGAAAGATACCAAAG ATGTTGACCCACCGACTTTTCCCGGAAGCAAGTTACTCTATATGGGTAGACTCTAAATACCAATTCAGAAGAGATCCAATAGGAGTGCTTGAAGCACTTCTTTGGAGGAGAAACTCTACCTTTGCTATTTCTGAACATGGAGCACGGACTAACATTTATGATGAGGGGAAAGCGATTGTACAAAAAAACAAGGCTACCCCTGAAGAAGTAAAGGTTCAGCTAACTCAGTATCGTCAAGACAGAATGCCTGACGGAAAAAGACTACATGGATTAAAAG CTTTGGCTGAAGCTTCTATCATTGTGAGGGAGCTGACCCCATTGACGAATCATTTCATGTGTGCTTGGTTCAATGAAGTTGTTCGTTTCACATCTCGGGATCAACTCAGTTTTCCATATGTACTATGGCGTCTAAACATGCCAGGAATCTACATGTTTCCCGTGTGCACTCGAAGGGACCTTGTGAACAGTTTAGGTCACACAAGGAAAGTAAAACCTCTTACACAGACGAATTCAGATTCTTCTGCGGCATGA
- the LOC123444406 gene encoding 50S ribosomal protein L13, chloroplastic — translation MATAISASALLSSAFAGDRRHRRAARPAPRRAFPAGLTVRCEQSDKQKRQPLSALVPREQRFMFEGDELCGPDIWNTTWYPKAADHVTTEKTWYVVDAEDKILGRLASAIAVHMRGKNEPTYTPSVDMGAFVIVVNAEKVAVSGKKRSQKLYKRHSGRPGGMKEETFDQLQKRIPERIIEHAVRGMLPKGRLGRRLFTHLKVYKGSEHPHVAQKPVPLPIRDKRITKSG, via the exons ATGGCTACGGCCATCTCCGCCTCCGCGCTCCTCTCCTCTGCCTTCGCTGGCGATAGGCGCCATCGCCGCGCGGCGAGGCCCGCGCCCCGCCGCGCCTTCCCGGCTGGCCTCACGGTGCGGTGCGAGCAGAGCGACAAGCAGAAGCGGCAGCCTCTTTCCGCACTCGTTCCCCGCGAGCAGCGCTTCATGTTCGAGGGCGACGAGCTCTGCGGCCCC GACATATGGAACACAACATGGTACCCTAAAGCCGCAGATCACGTAACTACCGAGAAGACGTGGTATGTTGTTGATGCAGAGGACAAGATTCTTGGCAGGCTAGCATCTGCCATTGCAGTGCATATGAGAGGGAAAAATGAGCCCACATACACTCCAAGTGTGGACATGGGGGCTTTTGTTATTGTG GTTAATGCAGAGAAGGTTGCTGTTTCTGGTAAAAAGCGGTCACAAAAGCTCTATAAAAGGCACTCTGGACGTCCTGGTGGAATGAAAGAGGAAACTTTTGATCAGCTTCAGAAAAGGATTCCGGAGAGAATTATCGAACATGCAGTGCGTGGCATGCTTCCTAAGGGCAGG CTGGGGAGAAGACTATTTACCCACCTCAAGGTGTACAAAGGATCAGAACACCCACATGTTGCTCAAAAACCTGTTCCACTGCCTATCAGAGAcaaaagaataacaaagtctggctAG
- the LOC123444405 gene encoding probable hexosyltransferase MUCI70 isoform X1: MPSSTIRSISITVSDDDGAAAPRRARAGRRKVVRSLGQRAVRLVARWWPILLLLPAVALLLFEASRLRASPSPAPPVSSSLGRLDPTTRLVHGVREPCLKFLNPKSIENLAFHEGSGLDAVVKRIIYKTDDDDYDSHHSEANSTYLLQHAEATRFNLFTGFQTVSEREESFKVNETVNVHCGFYSDNGGFKISDDDVRYMRTCKVVVSTCAFGGGDDLYQPIGMVNSSIGKVCYVAFWDEVTLSTQEAEGKLTGDNEKIGRWRIIVVKNLPFVDQRLNGKIPKMLTHRLFPEASYSIWVDSKYQFRRDPIGVLEALLWRRNSTFAISEHGARTNIYDEGKAIVQKNKATPEEVKVQLTQYRQDRMPDGKRLHGLKALAEASIIVRELTPLTNHFMCAWFNEVVRFTSRDQLSFPYVLWRLNMPGIYMFPVCTRRDLVNSLGHTRKVKPLTQTNSDSSAA; encoded by the exons ATGCCGTCGTCGACGATCCGGAGCATCTCCATCACAGTATCTGACGACGACGGCGCCGCGGCGCCCCGGCGTGCCCGCGCCGGTCGTCGGAAGGTGGTGCGAAGCTTGGGGCAGCGCGCCGTGCGGCTTGTGGCGCGGTGGTGGCCTATCCTCCTGCTCCTCCCGGCCGTCGCGCTGCTGCTCTTCGAGGCCTCGCGGCTCCGTGCCTCTCCCAGCCCCGCCCCGCCAGTATCCAGCAGCCTTGGCCGCCTAGACCCGACCACGCGCCTCGTACATGGCGTGCGCGAGC CGTGCCTGAAGTTTCTTAACCCGAAAAGTATAGAAAATTTGGCATTTCACGAAGGCTCGGGACTTGATGCTGTGGTCAAGAGGATCATATACAAAACTGATGACGACGACTATGACTCACACCACTCTGAGGCAAACTCTACCTATTTACTGCAGCATGCAGAAGCTACCAGGTTCAATTTGTTTACAGGATTCCAGACAGTTTCTGAAAGAGAAGAGAGCTTCAAG GTGAATGAGACTGTTAATGTGCACTGTGGTTTCTACAGTGACAATGGTGGCTTCAAAATTTCTGATGATGATGTCAGATACATGAGAACTTGTAAAGTTGTCGTGTCTACCTGCGCATTCGGTGGTGGGGATGATCTATATCAACCTATTGGAATGGTCAATTCTTCTATTGGAAAG GTCTGCTATGTGGCTTTCTGGGATGAGGTCACGTTATCAACTCAAGAAGCTGAAGGAAAATTAACTGGCGACAATGAAAAGATAGGAAGGTGGCGTATCATTGTTGTCAAGAATCTCCCCTTTGTGGACCAACGTTTAAATGGAAAGATACCAAAG ATGTTGACCCACCGACTTTTCCCGGAAGCAAGTTACTCTATATGGGTAGACTCTAAATACCAATTCAGAAGAGATCCAATAGGAGTGCTTGAAGCACTTCTTTGGAGGAGAAACTCTACCTTTGCTATTTCTGAACATGGAGCACGGACTAACATTTATGATGAGGGGAAAGCGATTGTACAAAAAAACAAGGCTACCCCTGAAGAAGTAAAGGTTCAGCTAACTCAGTATCGTCAAGACAGAATGCCTGACGGAAAAAGACTACATGGATTAAAAG CTTTGGCTGAAGCTTCTATCATTGTGAGGGAGCTGACCCCATTGACGAATCATTTCATGTGTGCTTGGTTCAATGAAGTTGTTCGTTTCACATCTCGGGATCAACTCAGTTTTCCATATGTACTATGGCGTCTAAACATGCCAGGAATCTACATGTTTCCCGTGTGCACTCGAAGGGACCTTGTGAACAGTTTAGGTCACACAAGGAAAGTAAAACCTCTTACACAGACGAATTCAGATTCTTCTGCGGCATGA